The Synergistaceae bacterium genome includes the window ATTTGATCTCAAGACTCCCGGACGTGAAGACGATGAGGAGTCAAGCGCGAAAAAAGTTAAACTCTCAAATAATAATTTCACGGAAATGGCGCGGGGGATTCTTGAAGGACTCGGAGGCTTTGAGAATTTGCAGGAATATGATTACTGCGCTACTAGAATAAGAGTTACTGTTAATGATAATAGCAAGATTGACGAGAATAAATTAAAATCTTCGGGAGCACTGGGAGTCTTCAGGCCGTCAGAAAAAAATATTCAGGTAGTAATCGGCACAAAAGTACAGTTTGTATTTGACGAACTCAAGAAATTAGCCGGTAAGTAAGAAAATTTTATTATGCCTCTCTGTAAAACGGGGGGCAATTTTTTTTTGCAGTAAATTTATAATATACTTACTTAATAATTATATATATAAATATGGAAGGAAGATTTAATTTGAAATTTGCGAAATTGATCAAAGCGATTTATATTTTTGCGGCGGTTCTGCTGGTTATAAGTCCAGTCAATGCAGAAATTATATCAGGCGGCTATACAGTAAACAGCGAACATTATGACCTGATAAAAAGAGTCTTCAAATTTCCTTCTGCTGTCAGTGTAAAGAATGACGGACTCGATGTTGATATTGATATTCCAGCAAGATTTTATTACTCGGACGGATTTTTTGCGGAAGATCCATATAAATATAATACTCATTTAGCGACGGCTTCCCTTTGTCTGGCTATGGCGGGATTCTATTCAAACGAGGGCGGCACAGGAAAACTCGCGGATTATTCAAACAAATGGGTAAATATTTATCAATTTATGCAGGATATTGGCGTGAATGCCGGAGATATTTTCAGGAATAATTATAATTCTATTCAGCCTCAAACTGACAGTATAGGTGTAACAATCGGAAGTAAACAGCTGAAAAATGGCCGTAAATTAATAATAATTTCGATTCGCGGTTCAAACTATGAGAAAGAATGGGCAAGTAATGTAACTCTAGGAACGTCCGGAGAAGCTCAAGGTTTTGCAAATGCTGCTGATATAGTTTTCGAGTCAATTAATAATTACATAAATAATAAGAGTCTCGCTCAAGAAATTAACTCGGGACAAATTGATTTCTGGATTTCGGGTTATTCACGAGCCGGAGCAACTACAAATCTTACTGCAAAACGCTTAATTGATAAATACGTTACTAAGGGCGGGAATAGAGTTTTTGCTTACTGTAACGAGGCACCGCAGGGAGGTATAACAAGCGCGGAAAATTCAAACTCTGATTATACTTGCATTCATAATATAATTAACAAGAATGATCTTGTGCCTTATGTTGCGCCTAAAAATATGTCATTCAAACGTTACGGAGTCGATCACTATATTCCCGGTTCAGACGCGAATTATACGGGCGGAAATTCTGATAATGCATTTTACGAGGCTGATTCAGGGCAATATTCAACGATTAAAAATAAAATGCGGACTCATCTTGCTGCTATAAATCCTAATATAAAATTTTCTGACAGCTTCACAACTTACGGAATAGATACCGGAGTATTTAGTTTTTTCAACGATAAGAAATTTATCAAGACCGGCGATTTTCTGTTAATGAATAATTTTCTCGATCCCTTTCTTGATAGATTAATAGAATGGTCAGGCACAAACCGTGAAAAATATGTCAGTAATCTTCAAACGGCATTTCGTGATTATATGGCTATAATTTATGATGCCAGTACTGCACAGATCGAGCTCTTAAATGAGAGACTGCGGAAATTATGGGATATTGACGTAGGAAAATCTGACGTAATCGGCATTGTATGGTACGCGCTGGGAGAATGGGATAAACCTGATTTCAAGCACAAAGAATATTACACGAATAAATTAATTAACCTGCTCGAAAAAAATAAATGTTATGACGCTCTGAAACTCACTAACTCAGTAAAAGACAAACTCATGAGAATAGACCTCCCGAAAATTCTTGATTTTATTATGACGTTTGCTTCTGTAGATTACCGCAATAATTTATATAGCACTAAAGGATTGACTCAAATTTTAACGTTTGCTAATAACTCTAAGAATATTTCAATGAATCATTATCCCGAAGTTATACTTGCATGGCTGAGAGCTCAAGACTCTTTATATGACAACGAAACAAGCCAAGTTACTGCAAAAAATTATACGCCCGTTCAAATAAGTTTATTAAATAATAATTCAAGCGATGTAATTACTAATATTGCTGAAATCCCCGAATTATTCATAGAAAGAGGCTCAGACCCTAAGGCAGCACTACCCGATAAAGTAACAGCAGGTTATACAAACGGGACTATAACAGAACTTGCTATAACATGGGACTATTCAAAAGTAAAATATTATTCGCCGACTCATAAATTAGACGGTGATTTATGGCAGGAAGTCGATAATTTAGAAGTTGCCTTACATGAGCCTGACCCTTTACGAGCAATTTTTACCGGCCAAGTGAATATAAATAATTCAAGCACTGACATTACAGCAAACGTATATATTTCAGGAGCTGACAGACTCGACCCGCCCGACTCCTCGCTGCATGATGGAGAATATAACGGCCCTCAAAAAGTTTTGTTAAGCCGCTCAAATGGTGAAAGCAATAATATTTATTATATGATTTCCGAAATTGTAGAATATGAAGACGGATCACACGGAGGCGGGGGGAATTTGCCTAAACTCTATATAGGAGAAATTACAATCGGTGAATACGGACTCACTGAAGAGAAACAATATCATCTTATAGCATATACTGAAAGCCAAGAAGACAACACAGCAGACAGTGAGACTCTAATATGGTATATCAAGATTAAGCCCTTGCAGTCAGAAGATTTAACGAGCGAATATGCAAGCAATACTACAGCAAAAATATTTACTCTTTCAAGAGATTTTGCGGTCTGCTGGCGTGTTGATAAAGAAAATATAACTTTTTCAGAGTCAAATAATTCTGATTCTGATTCAGAGAAGGCAGGCAACTCAATATTTATTAACAGTCCTTCAGAGTCAGAGAATATCGCAGCGAAAATCTTTAATTTCTCAGTAGTAACTATAGCAGGCACAACAAAACGCGGAGTCTATCAAATTCCCGTTCAGATTTCTACGGACGGCGGAGAGTCTTGGCTTAATGAGAAAATAATAACCGTTTGAGCTCGCAAGAAATTCCGGCGATAATGAATCAGAAATAATAAACTTTTCCGGCGGTTCGGGCGGAGGCTGTAATATCGGCTTGAGTGTATTCGCGCTCTGTCTTGCATTGTTAATCATGAGACGTGAATCACACTAAAAAATTTTTATGAGTCATTGCCCTTGCGATTCAGTTCGTGAGGGCGTTATTTTTTCCGGCATTCATAATACAATATCAGCAATATATTTATTATTTATTATTTATTCAGAAGGGGCTATATAATCATGAGAGTCTATATCACAAAAAATTATGACGAAATGAGCCGTAAAGCTGCTAATATAATTTCTGCGCAGATAATTCTTAAACCTGACTGCGTACTGGGACTTGCTACAGGGGCGACTCCGCTGGGAATATATAATCAATTAGTCGAATGGTATAACAAGGGCGATCTAAATTTTTCAGAAGTCATCACTATAAATCTTGACGAGTACAGGGGACTCGGTGCAGAGAGCGAACAGAGTTATATATCTTACATGCGCAAAAATTTATTTGACCGGGTCAATCTCAAGAGCGAAAATGTACACTTGCCGGACGGTAGAAATTTAGACAGTATAGAGGCCTGCAGATTATATAATAATTTACTCGCAAAAATAGGCCGTCAAGACTTGCAATTATTAGGGCTCGGCAGAA containing:
- a CDS encoding Ig-like domain-containing protein, translated to MKFAKLIKAIYIFAAVLLVISPVNAEIISGGYTVNSEHYDLIKRVFKFPSAVSVKNDGLDVDIDIPARFYYSDGFFAEDPYKYNTHLATASLCLAMAGFYSNEGGTGKLADYSNKWVNIYQFMQDIGVNAGDIFRNNYNSIQPQTDSIGVTIGSKQLKNGRKLIIISIRGSNYEKEWASNVTLGTSGEAQGFANAADIVFESINNYINNKSLAQEINSGQIDFWISGYSRAGATTNLTAKRLIDKYVTKGGNRVFAYCNEAPQGGITSAENSNSDYTCIHNIINKNDLVPYVAPKNMSFKRYGVDHYIPGSDANYTGGNSDNAFYEADSGQYSTIKNKMRTHLAAINPNIKFSDSFTTYGIDTGVFSFFNDKKFIKTGDFLLMNNFLDPFLDRLIEWSGTNREKYVSNLQTAFRDYMAIIYDASTAQIELLNERLRKLWDIDVGKSDVIGIVWYALGEWDKPDFKHKEYYTNKLINLLEKNKCYDALKLTNSVKDKLMRIDLPKILDFIMTFASVDYRNNLYSTKGLTQILTFANNSKNISMNHYPEVILAWLRAQDSLYDNETSQVTAKNYTPVQISLLNNNSSDVITNIAEIPELFIERGSDPKAALPDKVTAGYTNGTITELAITWDYSKVKYYSPTHKLDGDLWQEVDNLEVALHEPDPLRAIFTGQVNINNSSTDITANVYISGADRLDPPDSSLHDGEYNGPQKVLLSRSNGESNNIYYMISEIVEYEDGSHGGGGNLPKLYIGEITIGEYGLTEEKQYHLIAYTESQEDNTADSETLIWYIKIKPLQSEDLTSEYASNTTAKIFTLSRDFAVCWRVDKENITFSESNNSDSDSEKAGNSIFINSPSESENIAAKIFNFSVVTIAGTTKRGVYQIPVQISTDGGESWLNEKIITV
- the nagB gene encoding glucosamine-6-phosphate deaminase; this translates as MRVYITKNYDEMSRKAANIISAQIILKPDCVLGLATGATPLGIYNQLVEWYNKGDLNFSEVITINLDEYRGLGAESEQSYISYMRKNLFDRVNLKSENVHLPDGRNLDSIEACRLYNNLLAKIGRQDLQLLGLGRNGHIGFNEPGEFFEKDVHCVELTQSTVDANKKFFQAGKEVPTHAYTMGIRSILRAKKILVAASGEDKADAVYKVFYGAVTPKVPGSILQLHNDVILVCDEGAFSKCKII